A window of Bdellovibrio svalbardensis genomic DNA:
TTGCGCAAAACCTCATCGGCAATCCATTTCACCTGAAGACCCTTATCTTGAACCCCTAACGCAAGATCGCGTGAGCGCAATTCGGCCTCCAAGGCGCCTCTCATAAACTCTTCATAACTGGCGAACCCCAGTTCCTCAGCAAGAGTTCTATGCAAATATTGAGAGGAGGCTTCCATTGCCGAGGTCTCGATTTCGATGGCACTCATTTTCTCATAGACTTTTTTGACTTGAGCAAAAAGTGGTGAACTTGGTTTAAGACGAATCGACAGGTAGCCATCACTCATCGGAAAGGCCATCGCAAAAACCCAATAGTACTTGCCCATTTTACTTTTATTCTTCACATAGGCCGCAACGACTTTCTGGTTCTTTAAAAAATCCCAAAAAAGTGCAAACACCGCTCGTGGCATATCGGGATGTCTAATGACATTGTGGGGTCTTTTTAGCAGCTCCTCTTCAGGGTATTCACTGACGCGGACAAAAACACTGTTGCCCGATTGAATGATTCCGCGAAAATCAGTCTTAGAATAAAAGAGTTCATCCGCATTAAACTTCGCTTCATTTTCATTCGCACCTGTAAATACCATAACCCACGTCCCTCTGTACCAGAGGGGCCTGTGTACAAAAAAAATGTTTATCTGTGGAGAAGATTTAGAAAAATCCACCCCCTTGTGAGAGGAGAAAGGTCAGATGAACACGGAAAAAATCCATCAACAATTTATCTTTACACCGTGCAACAGATCCTCACAGACCATTGAACTTCCGTGTCGAATATGGGATCGGTTTATATGACTTTAGCAAATAAAAATACTCAGCGCCTCTCCTCTCAAGAACTGCCAAATCGCTTAGCCCAGGCGCGTGGCGATCAAGAACTTGATCTGCTGATTACCAATATCCAACTTCTCGACGTGATAACGGGGGAAATCTATCCCACTTGTATCGCTATTGGTGGGGAACACATTGTTGGGGTGGGTCTTGAGTATGCTGACAGCAAAACGCGCCGAACCTTTGATGGACAAGGTGCCTTTGTCACTCCTGGATTCATCGACGGCCACTTGCACATTGAATCCTCGATGATGTCCCCGTTTGAATTTGAACGCGCGACCTTGCCACTTGGAACAACGACAGCCATCTGCGATCCTCATGAAATCACCAATGTCACGGGAGCCAATGGATTTGAATGGTTCCTTCGCTGTGCCGAACTGACGCGACAAAATCTTTTCGTACAAATGTCTTCCTGCGTCCCAGCTCTGCCAGGATTTGAAACAAATGGATCTGATTTTACGCTCGATGAAATGGTTAAGCTCAAAGATCACCCAGCAGTTTTAGGACTTGCGGAGATGATGAACTTTCCTGGTGTCATCAATGCGAACACCGAAGTGCTCAGCAAGATTGAGGCCTTTGATGACTTAAATCTAGATGGTCATGCTCCTTTGTTGCGAGGAAAAGCGCTGAATGCTTACCTGCTTGCGGGAATTCAAAACTGCCACGAAACAGTCACTTTGGAAGAAGGCCGCGAGAAGCTGCAAAAAGGGATGGGCTTAATCATTCGCGAAGGCAGCGTTGCAAAGAATCTGAAAACCCTCGCTCCGCTTGTGAATGATTTCTCTTCACCGCAATGCTTGCTTTGCACTGACGACCGCAATCCCTTTGAGATTGCCCATGAAGGTCATATTAACTTTCTGATTAAAGAACTAATCAATCACCACGGTGTCGCGGTTCATGTCGCTTATCGCTTAGCGACTTATTCCGCAGCAAAACACTTTGGCTTGAAACGCTTAG
This region includes:
- the adeD gene encoding adenine deaminase — its product is MTLANKNTQRLSSQELPNRLAQARGDQELDLLITNIQLLDVITGEIYPTCIAIGGEHIVGVGLEYADSKTRRTFDGQGAFVTPGFIDGHLHIESSMMSPFEFERATLPLGTTTAICDPHEITNVTGANGFEWFLRCAELTRQNLFVQMSSCVPALPGFETNGSDFTLDEMVKLKDHPAVLGLAEMMNFPGVINANTEVLSKIEAFDDLNLDGHAPLLRGKALNAYLLAGIQNCHETVTLEEGREKLQKGMGLIIREGSVAKNLKTLAPLVNDFSSPQCLLCTDDRNPFEIAHEGHINFLIKELINHHGVAVHVAYRLATYSAAKHFGLKRLGLVAPGKKADLVILKDLKSVDIQDVLIGGQFVSEIDLKSESANNLQLSQPPMMNTIKREAMKAADFGYPTQAGLYNVIEIVPNEIITKHITTFFDGKNFAQDDVLFMANIERYGKNLKPGLGFVKGMGLTSGALASSVAHDSHNIMVIGTNTEDMAVAVNEIIAMGGGFVVANQGEVKARVELPIAGLLSLKSADEIKSGIENLKTEFKKLGVVLEEPFIQMAFLALPVIPALKLTDKGLVDVTRFEFIELAVR